Within Micromonospora narathiwatensis, the genomic segment CCTCGCCCTGCGGTTCGCCAACAACCTGTTCGAGCCGCTGTGGAACTCCAAGTACGTCGACTCGGTGCAGATCACCATGGCCGAGGACGTCGGCATCGGCACCCGCGCCGGGTTCTACGACTCGGCCGGCGCCGCCCGGGACGTGCTCCAGAACCACCTGCTGCAACTGCTCGCCCTGGTGGCGATGGAGGAGCCGACCAGCTTCGACGCCGACGAGATCCGCACCGAGAAGCTGAAGGTGCTCAAGGCCATCACGGTGCCCGGCGACATCTCCCGGGACACCGTCCGGGGCCAGTACCTGCCCGGCTGGGTCGGCGGCGAGCGGGCCGTCGGCTACCTGGAGGAGAAGGACATCCCGGAGGACTCCACCACCGAGACGTACGTCGCCGTCAAGCTCGGCATCCAGAACCGGCGCTGGGCGGGGGTGCCGTTCTACATCCGGGCCGGCAAGCGGCTCCCCCGGCGGGTCACCGAGGTGGCGATCATCTTCAAGACCGCACCGCACCTGCCGTTCGACCCGGCGGACGTGGAGTCGCTCGGCAACAACCAGCTCGTCATCCGGGTCCAGCCCGACGAGGGCGTGGTGCTGAAGTTCGGCTCGAAGGTGCCGGGCACCGCCATGGAGGTCCGCGACATCGCCATGGACTTCCAGTACGGCGAGGCGTTCACCGAGTCCAGCCCCGAGGCGTACGAGCGGCTGGTGCTGGACGTGCTGATCGGCGACCGGACGCTGTTCCCGGACGCCGCCGAGGTGGAGCAGAGCTGGCAGGTGGTGGACCCGCTGGAGCACGCCTGGACGGGCCACAAACCGGAGCAGTACCGGGCCGGCGAGTGGGGCCCCCGGGCCGCCGACGAGATGCTGGCCCGCGACGGCCGGTCCTGGCGGCGGGCATGACCGAGCAGACCTGGAGGATCCGTTGATCGGGCTGTGGGACACCACCGGCAACGAGGTGGTCAAGGCGCTCGCCGCCGAACGGCGCAGCGCGGGCGGGGTGGCCAGCGGCATGGCGCTCACCCTGATCGTCGTGGTGGACGAGAAGCGGGTACGGGAGGCGGAGGCGGCGGCGACCATAGCCGCCGCGGCCCACCCGTGCCGGCTGCTCGTGGTGGTCCGCTCCGACGTCGAGCGGGACCGCAACCGCCTGGACGCGGAGATCGTCGTCGGCGGCCGGCTCGGCCCGTGCGAGGCGGTGGTGACCCGGATGTACGGCCGCCTCGCGCTGCACGCCGAGTCGGTGGTGATGCCGCTGCTGGTGCCGGACGTGCCGGTGGTGACGTGGTGGCACGGCGAGCCGCCGGAGGAGATCGCGACCGACTTCCTCGGCGTGGTGGCGGACCGGCGGATCACCGACTCGGCGCAGGCCGCCGACCCGGTCGCCGCGCTGCGGCAGCGGGCCGTGGACTACGCCCCGGGCGACACCGACCTGGCCTGGACCCGGATCACCCCGTGGCGCACCCTGGTCGCCGGGGCGTTCGACACCGCCCAGTACGGGATCACCGAGGCGACGGTGGTGGCGCCGCGCAGGGATCCGACGGCGGCGCTGATGCGCGGCTGGCTCGCCGCCCGGCTGCACATCGACCCGGTCTGGGAGCCCACCGACGAGTTCCCCCGGATGCGCGAGGTGGGGCTGCGCTGCGCCAACGGCGACGAGCTGGTGCTGACCCGGGAGGACAGCATGGCGACCTTCCGGCGTACCGGCCAGGAGGACCGGGCCCTGCCGCTGGTCCGCCGCCCGCTCGGCGACGAGCTGGCCGAGGAACTGCGCCGCCTCGACGCCGACCAGGTCTACGCGGAGGCGCTCGGCGCGGCCGCCGGCATCTCCGGGCTGGAGCAGCGCCCCGGCAAGCGGGTGCACGTGTGGAAGGATCCGGCGACCGCCCAACGGGCCGAGGCCGGGGTCACCGCGCACGCCGACGCGACCGCCAACGGGTGAGCCAGCCCGCCGTCACGGCGAAAGCACGGACCGCACGGCGGTCGGACAGTCAGGTGACCGCCGTGGGGCGGTCGGAACACGAAGGCACGATCGATGAGTGAGGCGAGTGTCGCCGTACATGCGGACCCCGACCTGCTGGCGCAGGCGGTGGCGGCCCGGTTGGTGGTGAAGCTGCTCGACGCGCAGGCGGATCGGGGCCAGGCGTCGGTGGTGTTGACCGGCGGGCGGATCGCCGCTGCCGTGTACCGGGCCGTGGCGAAGCTGCCGGCCCGGGACGCGGTCGACTGGTCCCGGGTCGACCTCTGGTGGGGCGACGAGCGGTTCCTGCCGGCCGGCGACCCGGAACGCAACGAGACGCAGGCCCGCGCGGCGCTGCTGGCCGCCCTGCCGATTGACCCGGCACGGGTGCACCCGATGCCGGCCTCCGACGGACCGGCCGGCAACGACCCGGAGGCCGCCGCCGCCGGGTACGCCGAGGAACTCGCCCGGGCGGCCCGGCCGGGCAACGCCGCGCTGCCCCACTTCGACGTGCTGATGCTCGGCGTCGGCGAGGACGGGCACGTGGCGTCGGTCTTCCCGGAGCACCCGGTGCACCACGACAACCGGCCGGTCAGCGCCGTACGCGGCAGCCCGAAGCCGCCGCCGGTGCGGACCACGCTGACCCTGCCGACGATCAACACCGCCGAGGAGGTCTGGCTCGTGGCCGCCGGCGCGGACAAGGCCCGGGCGGTGGGGATGGCCCTCGCCGGGGCCGGGCCGGTGCAACTGCCGGCGGCCGGGGTGCACGGGGTGTCCCGTACCCTCTGGCTGCTCGACCGGGCGGCGGCGGCCGGCGTGCCGCCGCGCTTCCGCAGCCTCCGCTGACCGCGCGGCTCAGGCCCGCCCGCGACGGCGGGCCAGCGCGGCCAGGGCCTCGGCGAGGAGCGCCTCCCCCTGCTCCGGGGTACGCCGCTCCTGCACGTACGCCAGGTGGGTCTTGTAGGGCTCCGCGCGCCGGTCGCCCGGCGGGTTCCCCCGGTCCGGCCC encodes:
- the zwf gene encoding glucose-6-phosphate dehydrogenase, with translation MNPLRDPQDRRLPRIPEPCALVIFGVTGDLARKKLLPAVYDLANRGLLPPGFVVLGFARRDWGDGDFESLAYEAAKKHARTPWREEVWARLAGHIKFVGGSFDDDAAFDQLATTLDELRDTQGIPGNAAFYFSIPPAAFPVVLKQLARTGMADNAKSGGWRRVVVEKPFGNDLPSAKSLNDLVDDVFTRKDVFRIDHYLGKETVQNILALRFANNLFEPLWNSKYVDSVQITMAEDVGIGTRAGFYDSAGAARDVLQNHLLQLLALVAMEEPTSFDADEIRTEKLKVLKAITVPGDISRDTVRGQYLPGWVGGERAVGYLEEKDIPEDSTTETYVAVKLGIQNRRWAGVPFYIRAGKRLPRRVTEVAIIFKTAPHLPFDPADVESLGNNQLVIRVQPDEGVVLKFGSKVPGTAMEVRDIAMDFQYGEAFTESSPEAYERLVLDVLIGDRTLFPDAAEVEQSWQVVDPLEHAWTGHKPEQYRAGEWGPRAADEMLARDGRSWRRA
- a CDS encoding glucose-6-phosphate dehydrogenase assembly protein OpcA; the protein is MIGLWDTTGNEVVKALAAERRSAGGVASGMALTLIVVVDEKRVREAEAAATIAAAAHPCRLLVVVRSDVERDRNRLDAEIVVGGRLGPCEAVVTRMYGRLALHAESVVMPLLVPDVPVVTWWHGEPPEEIATDFLGVVADRRITDSAQAADPVAALRQRAVDYAPGDTDLAWTRITPWRTLVAGAFDTAQYGITEATVVAPRRDPTAALMRGWLAARLHIDPVWEPTDEFPRMREVGLRCANGDELVLTREDSMATFRRTGQEDRALPLVRRPLGDELAEELRRLDADQVYAEALGAAAGISGLEQRPGKRVHVWKDPATAQRAEAGVTAHADATANG
- the pgl gene encoding 6-phosphogluconolactonase, which produces MSEASVAVHADPDLLAQAVAARLVVKLLDAQADRGQASVVLTGGRIAAAVYRAVAKLPARDAVDWSRVDLWWGDERFLPAGDPERNETQARAALLAALPIDPARVHPMPASDGPAGNDPEAAAAGYAEELARAARPGNAALPHFDVLMLGVGEDGHVASVFPEHPVHHDNRPVSAVRGSPKPPPVRTTLTLPTINTAEEVWLVAAGADKARAVGMALAGAGPVQLPAAGVHGVSRTLWLLDRAAAAGVPPRFRSLR